A window of the Hypnocyclicus thermotrophus genome harbors these coding sequences:
- a CDS encoding flagellar biosynthetic protein FliO: protein MGNTYFLNLILFLILMLLVIISYTLKKNGIKLNKKSNVINEITRYYFNAKCYISLIEINKKYILVGISENSIVKIDEFDELFLKDEFEKKEFTSFLDSYKNKNSNIEINNFKEKLKKMREAENEKKN from the coding sequence ATGGGGAATACCTACTTTTTAAATTTGATATTATTTTTGATTTTAATGTTACTTGTAATAATCTCGTACACATTAAAAAAAAATGGTATTAAATTAAATAAAAAAAGTAATGTAATAAATGAAATTACCAGATATTATTTTAATGCAAAATGTTATATTTCATTAATAGAAATCAATAAAAAATATATTTTAGTAGGTATATCAGAAAACAGTATTGTAAAAATTGATGAATTTGATGAGTTATTTTTAAAAGATGAATTTGAAAAAAAAGAGTTTACCTCTTTTTTAGACAGTTATAAAAATAAAAATTCGAATATCGAGATTAATAATTTTAAAGAAAAACTTAAAAAGATGAGGGAAGCAGAAAATGAGAAAAAAAATTAG
- a CDS encoding MinD/ParA family protein, with product MAIDQAANLRRIVKEKDLNLDKNSFKHAKILAVTSGKGGVGKTSLSVNLAALLAKSGKKILVIDADLGLSNVEIMLGVTPSYTLNDIITNKKKIEEVIIKGPFKIDFISGGNGFLELAELTDIEREEILIKIQKLDEIYDIIIIDTGAGISKNVTAFLEIADEILVITTSEPTSLTDAYSIIKILKENGNLEKVGLIINRVKSENEYIQASKVLINTTKRFLKVDIKDIGYIFEDVSVRKTIYKKTPFTIYYPDSKASTCVKNILSKITDTKIVGKEETLIDKFRKWFKSSSG from the coding sequence ATGGCAATAGATCAAGCAGCTAATTTAAGAAGAATAGTTAAAGAGAAAGATTTAAATTTAGATAAAAATAGTTTTAAACATGCAAAAATATTGGCTGTTACTTCTGGAAAAGGAGGAGTAGGAAAAACTAGCCTAAGTGTTAATTTGGCAGCTCTTTTAGCTAAAAGCGGGAAAAAAATATTAGTTATAGATGCTGACTTAGGTTTATCAAATGTAGAAATAATGTTAGGAGTAACACCTTCATATACATTAAATGATATTATAACAAATAAAAAAAAGATAGAAGAAGTAATAATAAAAGGACCATTTAAAATAGATTTTATATCAGGGGGGAATGGTTTTTTAGAATTAGCAGAACTAACAGATATAGAAAGAGAAGAAATTTTAATAAAAATTCAAAAATTAGATGAAATTTATGATATAATAATTATAGATACAGGCGCTGGAATCTCTAAAAACGTTACTGCTTTTTTAGAAATAGCAGATGAAATATTAGTAATAACAACGTCAGAACCAACTTCATTAACAGATGCATATAGTATAATAAAAATATTAAAAGAAAATGGTAATTTAGAAAAAGTTGGATTAATTATAAATAGAGTTAAGAGTGAAAATGAATATATACAAGCTTCTAAAGTTTTGATTAACACAACAAAAAGATTTTTAAAAGTTGATATAAAAGATATTGGATATATCTTTGAAGATGTATCAGTAAGAAAAACAATATATAAAAAGACACCGTTTACGATATATTATCCAGATTCAAAAGCAAGTACATGTGTAAAAAATATATTGTCGAAAATTACAGATACTAAAATTGTTGGAAAAGAGGAGACATTAATTGATAAATTTAGAAAATGGTTTAAAAGTTCGAGTGGGTGA
- the flhB gene encoding flagellar biosynthesis protein FlhB, which yields MSKKILKIKINLQLFADSSGDKTEEATPKRRQEARKKGQVAKSQDLGQIATLLVGIIVLRYSNTFFLVNINNYVSKQLSNLTFKELTQEKILEIISEFTEMFFTTVFPILISVLAIGLIINYVQVGFIFTLESLKIDLNKINPLNGLKQLFSIKKIIELTKTIIKLILIGFYAYYEIKDKLEESLKAPFFSVENDFILMLNLCFSVIIKISVALLIVALIDYMYQKWEFEKGLKMTKQEVKDEFKQTEGDPQIKSKLRQMQKDLLNKKMIEKVPEATVIITNPTHISIALKYERGMGAPEVVAKGIDFMALRIREIAKEHNVPLIENKPLARAMYPIVEVNQEIPEEYYQAVAEILAVILE from the coding sequence ATGAGTAAAAAAATATTAAAAATAAAAATAAATCTTCAATTATTTGCAGATAGCAGTGGAGATAAAACAGAAGAAGCAACACCGAAGAGAAGACAGGAAGCTAGAAAAAAAGGACAAGTAGCTAAAAGTCAAGATTTAGGTCAAATCGCAACATTATTAGTTGGAATAATTGTATTAAGATATTCAAATACTTTTTTTTTAGTAAATATAAATAATTACGTTTCCAAGCAGCTTAGTAATTTAACTTTTAAAGAATTAACTCAAGAAAAAATTTTAGAAATAATTAGTGAATTTACAGAAATGTTTTTTACAACAGTTTTTCCTATTTTGATAAGTGTATTAGCAATTGGGCTTATTATAAATTATGTTCAAGTTGGTTTTATATTTACATTAGAATCATTGAAAATTGATTTAAATAAAATAAATCCTTTAAATGGACTTAAACAATTGTTTTCAATTAAGAAAATCATTGAATTAACTAAAACAATCATTAAATTAATTTTAATAGGTTTTTATGCTTATTATGAAATAAAAGATAAGCTAGAAGAAAGTTTAAAAGCACCTTTTTTTAGTGTAGAAAATGACTTTATTTTAATGTTAAATTTATGTTTTTCGGTTATAATAAAAATTTCAGTAGCTTTATTAATAGTTGCTTTAATAGATTATATGTATCAAAAATGGGAATTTGAAAAAGGGTTGAAAATGACTAAGCAAGAAGTAAAAGATGAATTTAAACAAACTGAAGGAGACCCTCAGATAAAATCAAAATTAAGACAAATGCAAAAAGATTTATTGAATAAAAAAATGATAGAAAAAGTACCAGAAGCAACGGTGATTATAACAAACCCAACACATATTTCAATTGCATTGAAATATGAAAGAGGAATGGGAGCACCAGAAGTAGTAGCAAAAGGAATAGACTTTATGGCTTTAAGAATAAGAGAAATTGCAAAAGAACATAATGTTCCATTAATTGAAAATAAACCTTTAGCAAGAGCAATGTACCCTATTGTTGAAGTAAATCAAGAAATACCAGAAGAATACTATCAAGCGGTAGCTGAAATTCTAGCAGTAATTTTAGAGTAA
- the fliP gene encoding flagellar type III secretion system pore protein FliP (The bacterial flagellar biogenesis protein FliP forms a type III secretion system (T3SS)-type pore required for flagellar assembly.) codes for MRKKISSIFYVLFAISSYAAIEFPQIELKVGSGAGNNNLVASLQILLIMTILTLAPSIIILTTAFVRIIIVLHFIRQALGLQQMPPNQVLVGLALVLTFFIMQPTFNDILENAVNPYLDNKISEQLFFKNIEKPLKTFMLKQTKTEDLELFLKISKSNIPKNREEISIFVVTPAFLISELTRGFEIGILIFIPFIIIDMIVATVLMSLGMMMLPPAMISMPFKLVVFVMVDGWNLILDSLVKSFF; via the coding sequence ATGAGAAAAAAAATTAGTAGTATTTTTTATGTTTTATTTGCTATTAGTAGTTATGCAGCAATTGAATTTCCACAAATAGAATTGAAAGTTGGAAGTGGTGCTGGGAATAATAACTTAGTTGCAAGTTTACAAATACTACTAATTATGACAATACTAACTCTTGCTCCCTCAATAATTATATTAACGACAGCTTTTGTGAGGATAATAATCGTTTTACATTTTATTAGACAAGCTTTAGGATTACAACAAATGCCTCCGAATCAAGTCTTAGTAGGATTAGCCTTAGTACTAACGTTTTTTATTATGCAACCTACTTTTAATGATATTTTAGAAAATGCAGTTAATCCTTATTTAGATAACAAAATAAGTGAACAATTATTTTTTAAAAATATAGAAAAACCTTTAAAAACATTTATGTTAAAACAAACAAAAACAGAAGATTTAGAATTGTTTTTAAAAATTTCAAAAAGTAATATACCTAAAAATAGAGAAGAAATTTCTATTTTTGTAGTAACACCAGCATTTTTAATAAGTGAATTAACGAGAGGGTTTGAAATAGGAATACTTATTTTTATACCATTTATCATAATTGATATGATTGTTGCAACAGTACTCATGTCTTTAGGGATGATGATGCTCCCACCAGCTATGATATCCATGCCGTTTAAATTAGTTGTTTTCGTTATGGTAGATGGATGGAATTTAATATTAGATTCCTTAGTAAAAAGTTTCTTTTAG
- the flhA gene encoding flagellar biosynthesis protein FlhA: MAILDSGIKNASISTLIPIGLIGVILMFFMPIPTFLLDTFQAFNITIAITIFLLSMYIKEPLDFSVFPSVLLVTTLYRLALNMSSTKLILLQGLNFNGKLIKTFGDFVVGGNYVIGIIVFVILVVINFIVITKGSERVAEVGARFTLDAMPGKQMSIDADYNAGIISEEEAKERRKKIQMESDFYGSMDGASKFVKGDAIAGIIITIVNILGGFLVGILRGEGLAEAASTYTILTIGDGLVSQIPALLISVATGMVVTRSASESDFGTDIIEQFFQEPKILYLISGALFILGVIPGMPKLSFFSLSIFLGGLGYILTKSIKEAEAKSEEEEIENVSNTEENQIEEVKNLLKVDPMELELGYSLIPIVDKEQGGDLLERITMIRKQLAMELGIMIPYMRIKDNMQLNPNEYNIKIKSSVVAVGDIMIGSYLAMNPGNIEEEIVGVPTIEPAFKLPAIWINEEQREKAELLGYTVVDPTSVLATHITETIKRHAADILDREAVKELIDNIKDEYNVIVEEVYPKKFDLGEIQTVLQNLLNEGISIRNLPLILEAMADASKLTQNIETLSEYVRIGLARQICNEFKGPDGKLRVLTLSPETEEFLKNNLQETELGNYISLDPVSNNKLLSSISEENNKCVMSGYPTVILVAPEIRKPLRGLIERDFKGIAIISYNEIIADIELEAIGMVSVE, translated from the coding sequence ATGGCAATTTTAGATAGTGGTATAAAAAATGCTTCGATTAGCACTTTAATACCAATAGGTCTTATAGGTGTTATATTGATGTTTTTTATGCCTATACCTACTTTTTTACTAGATACATTTCAAGCGTTTAATATAACTATTGCAATAACGATATTTTTATTGTCTATGTATATAAAAGAACCGCTTGATTTTTCTGTTTTTCCATCTGTTTTATTAGTAACAACATTATATAGATTAGCTTTAAATATGTCATCTACAAAACTTATTTTATTACAAGGATTAAATTTTAATGGGAAACTAATTAAAACTTTTGGTGATTTTGTTGTAGGTGGAAACTATGTAATAGGGATTATTGTTTTTGTAATATTAGTTGTAATAAATTTTATAGTTATAACAAAAGGTTCTGAAAGGGTAGCAGAAGTAGGAGCTAGATTCACGTTAGATGCTATGCCTGGGAAACAAATGAGTATTGATGCAGATTATAATGCAGGAATAATATCAGAAGAAGAAGCAAAAGAAAGAAGAAAAAAAATTCAAATGGAATCTGATTTTTATGGTTCTATGGATGGGGCATCTAAATTTGTTAAAGGAGATGCTATTGCAGGGATAATAATTACTATTGTAAATATATTAGGAGGATTCTTAGTAGGAATTTTAAGAGGAGAAGGATTAGCAGAGGCAGCTTCTACGTACACTATACTAACTATAGGTGATGGACTAGTCAGTCAAATACCAGCATTATTGATTTCAGTAGCTACAGGTATGGTTGTTACAAGAAGTGCTTCAGAATCAGATTTTGGAACTGATATAATTGAGCAATTTTTTCAAGAGCCTAAAATTTTATACCTTATATCAGGAGCATTATTTATTTTAGGTGTAATACCAGGGATGCCTAAATTATCATTTTTTTCACTTTCGATTTTTTTAGGCGGACTAGGATATATATTAACAAAATCAATAAAAGAAGCAGAAGCAAAATCAGAAGAAGAAGAAATTGAAAATGTATCAAATACTGAAGAAAATCAAATTGAAGAAGTTAAAAATTTATTAAAAGTAGATCCAATGGAATTAGAATTGGGATATAGTTTAATACCGATTGTAGATAAAGAACAAGGTGGAGATCTTCTTGAAAGAATAACAATGATAAGAAAACAATTGGCAATGGAATTGGGAATAATGATTCCTTATATGAGGATAAAAGATAATATGCAGTTAAATCCAAATGAATACAACATAAAGATAAAATCTTCTGTTGTTGCAGTTGGAGATATTATGATAGGGAGTTATTTAGCCATGAATCCTGGAAATATAGAAGAAGAAATAGTAGGAGTTCCTACTATTGAACCAGCTTTCAAACTTCCTGCTATTTGGATAAATGAAGAGCAAAGAGAAAAAGCAGAATTATTAGGATACACTGTTGTAGATCCAACTTCTGTATTAGCAACACATATTACAGAAACCATAAAAAGACATGCAGCAGATATTTTAGATAGAGAAGCTGTAAAAGAATTGATCGATAATATTAAAGATGAATATAATGTGATTGTAGAAGAAGTATATCCTAAAAAATTTGATTTAGGAGAAATTCAAACAGTTTTACAAAATTTACTTAATGAAGGAATTTCAATACGAAATTTACCTTTGATTTTAGAAGCTATGGCTGATGCTTCAAAATTAACACAAAATATTGAAACTTTATCAGAATATGTAAGAATAGGATTAGCTAGGCAGATTTGTAATGAATTTAAAGGCCCAGATGGAAAATTAAGAGTTTTAACTTTGTCACCAGAAACAGAAGAATTTTTAAAAAACAATTTACAAGAAACAGAATTAGGGAATTATATATCACTAGATCCGGTATCAAATAATAAATTATTATCGAGTATTTCTGAAGAAAATAATAAATGTGTTATGTCAGGATATCCGACAGTAATATTAGTAGCACCGGAAATAAGAAAACCACTTAGAGGATTAATAGAAAGAGATTTTAAAGGGATAGCAATAATTTCATATAATGAAATAATAGCAGATATTGAACTTGAAGCAATTGGGATGGTGAGTGTTGAGTAA
- a CDS encoding protein-glutamate methylesterase/protein-glutamine glutaminase: MIKVLIVDDSLFMRKIIGKILEEDDEIVVVGSAKNGKEAVEMNLKLNPDVITLDVEMPIMNGLEALKEIMNTKPTKVIMLSSLTTEGAKETIEALENGAFDFLSKPDGKSVSLNIEKISDELIQMVKEAKKANINLLKVNKVKKSKEEKISFSSILKKKAKKELHKGHKKPSKIVSIGISTGGPKALQTIIPKIPEDIDAGILIVQHMPPKFTKSLADRLNELSNIEVREAQDGDKVERGVAYIAPGSHHMTLSKDKETIKLNLDPPSQGHRPSVDVMYNSLIKNYDMKKLIAVIMTGMGKDGAEGIKKIRELGGITIGQSKETCVVYGMPRVADELGGVEYVADLEKIPEYILKHIK; encoded by the coding sequence ATGATAAAAGTTCTAATAGTAGATGATTCTTTATTTATGAGGAAAATAATAGGAAAAATATTAGAAGAAGATGATGAAATAGTAGTAGTAGGTAGTGCTAAAAATGGAAAAGAAGCAGTTGAAATGAATTTAAAATTAAATCCAGATGTTATTACTTTAGATGTAGAAATGCCAATTATGAATGGATTAGAAGCTTTAAAAGAAATTATGAACACAAAACCAACAAAAGTGATAATGCTAAGTAGCTTAACAACAGAAGGCGCAAAGGAAACAATAGAAGCTCTCGAAAATGGAGCGTTTGATTTTTTATCAAAGCCAGATGGGAAAAGTGTATCTTTAAATATAGAAAAAATATCTGATGAACTTATCCAAATGGTAAAGGAAGCTAAAAAGGCTAATATTAATTTATTAAAAGTTAATAAAGTCAAAAAAAGTAAAGAAGAAAAAATTAGTTTTTCAAGTATATTAAAAAAGAAAGCTAAAAAAGAATTACATAAAGGACATAAGAAACCTTCTAAAATAGTAAGTATAGGAATATCAACGGGCGGTCCAAAAGCATTACAAACGATTATACCTAAAATACCAGAAGATATTGATGCAGGTATATTAATAGTTCAGCATATGCCACCTAAATTTACAAAATCTTTAGCTGATAGATTGAATGAATTATCAAATATCGAAGTTAGAGAAGCCCAAGATGGAGATAAAGTTGAAAGAGGTGTAGCATATATTGCCCCAGGAAGCCATCACATGACTTTATCAAAAGATAAAGAAACAATAAAATTAAATTTAGATCCGCCAAGTCAAGGGCATAGACCTTCGGTTGATGTTATGTATAACTCATTAATTAAAAATTATGATATGAAAAAATTAATTGCTGTAATTATGACTGGAATGGGTAAAGATGGAGCAGAAGGTATTAAAAAAATTAGAGAATTAGGAGGTATTACTATAGGTCAAAGTAAAGAAACTTGTGTGGTATATGGAATGCCTAGAGTAGCTGATGAATTAGGTGGTGTAGAATACGTCGCTGATTTAGAAAAAATACCTGAGTATATTTTAAAACATATTAAATAG
- the fliR gene encoding flagellar biosynthetic protein FliR: MENFYVKVIIFLLIFSRIAGIFIISPVFSHNAITQKVKIGISAFIALLLYNSLAIQESKFYDITFSNLTSFLIKEMLLGAILGYVILLIFSIVQTASQIYSVNMGLVMASVFDPISQFQIPVLGQIKYLVLMGLFFIYGVHRKVLFLLADTFYKYPIGDLNYNINGITEFLIKFFIYSFILSIQVAMPILMVLLAVDVVLGVMSRIAPQMNVFFIGMPLKIIVGLILLIKFIPIFILYFNNVFEKMYLHLGEIIKIAFNS; this comes from the coding sequence ATGGAAAATTTTTATGTAAAAGTTATAATATTTCTTTTGATTTTTTCTAGGATAGCAGGAATATTTATTATTTCTCCAGTATTTAGCCATAATGCGATTACTCAAAAAGTTAAAATAGGTATATCTGCTTTTATTGCTTTATTATTATATAATTCTCTAGCAATACAGGAATCAAAATTTTATGATATAACTTTTTCAAATCTTACATCATTTTTAATAAAAGAGATGTTGTTAGGAGCTATTTTAGGCTATGTAATATTATTAATATTTTCTATTGTTCAGACAGCATCGCAAATATATAGTGTAAATATGGGATTAGTAATGGCAAGTGTTTTTGACCCTATTTCTCAATTTCAGATACCTGTTTTAGGACAAATAAAGTATTTGGTTTTGATGGGTCTTTTTTTTATTTATGGAGTACATAGAAAAGTGTTATTTTTGCTAGCTGATACATTTTATAAATATCCAATTGGTGATTTAAATTATAATATTAATGGGATAACAGAATTTTTAATAAAATTTTTTATATATAGTTTTATTCTATCTATACAGGTCGCAATGCCTATTTTAATGGTATTATTAGCTGTAGATGTAGTTTTAGGTGTAATGTCAAGAATAGCACCTCAAATGAATGTATTTTTTATAGGAATGCCTTTAAAAATTATAGTAGGATTAATATTATTAATTAAATTTATACCAATTTTTATCTTGTATTTTAATAATGTTTTTGAAAAAATGTATTTGCATTTAGGAGAAATTATTAAAATAGCATTTAATAGTTAG
- the fliQ gene encoding flagellar biosynthesis protein FliQ, whose translation MTEEMIMELITSALMTILKISLPILIVGLLVGLIVGIFQATTQIQEMTLSFIPKIISIFIVVFVLGQWMLVTLIEYTKDLIKMISRLG comes from the coding sequence ATGACAGAAGAAATGATAATGGAGCTTATAACTAGTGCTCTTATGACGATTTTAAAAATAAGTTTGCCTATACTAATTGTAGGATTATTAGTAGGTTTGATTGTAGGAATATTTCAAGCGACTACACAGATCCAAGAAATGACACTTAGTTTTATACCTAAGATTATTTCAATATTCATTGTGGTATTTGTATTGGGACAATGGATGCTTGTAACTCTAATAGAATACACTAAAGATTTAATAAAAATGATATCTAGATTGGGGTAA
- the flhF gene encoding flagellar biosynthesis protein FlhF has protein sequence MLDIKNIKLKKVKTYIEDEYRIAYAKARKELGNNLILIDKKEIKQGGVFGFFGKKKIKVTYGLEETQDYIQKKEIKAGSNVELLQALKDAAKKTIENNTENNAEEKKTGIYSPFKKENFKSIDKIKEEISIKEVNNFKPLSETLKNNEKTESFTFIEKTDEPNLEDIKKEIQKELSRELRNEKTEFFNVDDETEEFIEKLRENDIPKDIAIEINNFFTEKGYSKKNFKEGLGEYFLQHIKTSENVLDKKFLMLVGPTGVGKTTSCAKIVANNWRNEKEVAFITADTYRLEAVSQIKAYANIMRVPVEVVKRPEDLIKAVEKFKDKDIVLMDTAGRSPKNTEQMNELKEYVENIGSEIEVVLVMSATSKLKVLYETIEKFKYIGFSSIIFTKIDETSSVGSILTIMKKYNIPISFITTGQTVPDDIEIATKGKLKEIFIEGIN, from the coding sequence ATGTTAGATATAAAAAATATTAAATTAAAAAAAGTAAAAACATATATAGAAGATGAATACAGAATAGCCTATGCAAAAGCAAGAAAAGAATTAGGAAATAATTTGATATTGATTGATAAGAAAGAAATAAAACAAGGTGGAGTATTTGGATTTTTTGGGAAGAAAAAAATAAAAGTAACTTATGGTTTAGAAGAAACACAAGATTATATTCAAAAAAAAGAGATAAAAGCAGGGAGTAATGTTGAATTATTGCAAGCATTAAAAGATGCAGCAAAAAAAACTATAGAGAATAATACTGAAAATAATGCTGAAGAAAAAAAAACTGGTATTTATTCACCATTTAAAAAAGAAAATTTTAAAAGTATTGATAAAATTAAAGAGGAAATCTCAATAAAAGAAGTAAATAATTTTAAACCATTAAGTGAAACTTTAAAAAATAATGAAAAAACAGAAAGTTTTACATTTATTGAAAAAACAGATGAACCTAATCTTGAAGATATAAAAAAAGAAATTCAAAAAGAATTATCAAGAGAGTTAAGAAATGAAAAAACAGAATTTTTTAATGTTGATGATGAAACAGAAGAATTTATTGAAAAACTAAGGGAAAATGATATCCCAAAAGATATAGCGATAGAAATAAATAATTTTTTTACTGAAAAAGGATATTCTAAAAAAAATTTTAAAGAAGGGTTAGGAGAATATTTTTTACAACATATAAAAACTTCTGAAAATGTACTAGATAAAAAGTTTTTAATGCTTGTAGGACCTACGGGGGTAGGAAAAACAACATCTTGTGCCAAAATAGTAGCAAATAATTGGAGAAATGAAAAAGAAGTGGCTTTTATAACAGCTGATACATATAGGCTGGAAGCAGTTAGTCAAATAAAAGCATATGCTAATATAATGAGAGTTCCGGTAGAAGTAGTTAAAAGGCCAGAGGATTTAATTAAAGCGGTAGAAAAATTTAAAGATAAAGATATTGTTCTCATGGATACAGCGGGAAGAAGTCCGAAAAATACAGAACAAATGAATGAACTTAAAGAGTATGTAGAAAATATAGGAAGTGAAATAGAAGTTGTTCTTGTAATGAGTGCAACCTCAAAGTTAAAAGTGTTATATGAAACAATTGAAAAATTTAAATATATAGGATTTTCAAGTATTATTTTTACAAAAATAGATGAAACAAGTAGTGTAGGCTCAATACTTACAATAATGAAAAAATATAATATACCAATATCGTTTATTACTACAGGACAAACAGTGCCTGATGATATAGAAATAGCAACGAAAGGGAAATTAAAAGAAATATTTATTGAGGGGATAAATTAA